The following proteins are co-located in the Gorilla gorilla gorilla isolate KB3781 chromosome 18, NHGRI_mGorGor1-v2.1_pri, whole genome shotgun sequence genome:
- the PARD6A gene encoding partitioning defective 6 homolog alpha isoform X1: protein MARPQRTPARSPDSIVEVKSKFDAEFRRFALPRASVSGFQEFSRLLRAVHQIPGLDVLLGYTDAHGDLLPLTNDDSLHRALASGPPPLRLLVQKRGEEGYSGQPLWAEADSSGLAFASNSLQRRKKGLLLRPVAPLRTRPPLLISLPQDFRQVSSVIDVDLLPETHRRVRLHKHGSDRPLGFYIRDGMSVRVAPQGLERVPGIFISRLVRGGLAESTGLLAVSDEILEVNGIEVAGKTLDQVTDMMVANSHNLIVTVKPANQRNNVVRGASGRLTGPPSAGPGPAEPDSDDDSSDLVIENRQPPSSNGLSQGPPCWDLHPGCRRPGTRSSLPSLDDQEQASSGWGSRIRGDGSGFSL, encoded by the exons ATGGCCCGGCCACAGAGGACTCCGGCGCGCAGTCCCGATAGCATCGTCGAGGTGAAGAGCAAA TTTGACGCCGAGTTCCGACGCTTCGCGCTGCCCCGCGCTTCGGTGAGCGGCTTCCAGGAGTTCTCGCGGTTGCTGCGGGCGGTGCACCAGATCCCGGGCCTGGACGTGCTACTTGGCTATACGGATGCTCATGGCGACCTGCTGCCCCTCACCAACGACGACAGCCTGCACCGGGCCCTGGCCAGCGGGCCCCCGCCACTGCGCCTACTGGTGCAGAAGCGGGGTGAGGAGGGGTACAGTGGGCAGCCTCTGTGGG CAGAAGCTGACTCCAGCGGCCTGGCTTTTGCCTCCAACTCTCTGCAGCGGCGCAAGAAAGGGCTCTTGCTGCGGCCAGTGGCACCCCTGCGCACCCGGCCACCCTTGCTAATCAGTCTGCCCCAAGATTTCCGCCAGGTTTCCTCAGTCATAGACGTGGACCTACTGCCTGAGACCCACCGACGGGTGCGGCTGCACAAGCATGGTTCAGACCGCCCCCTGGGCTTCTACATCCGAGATGGCATGAGCGTGCGTGTGGCTCCCCAGGGCCTGGAGCGGGTTCCAGGAATCTTCATCTCCCGCCTGGTACGTGGGGGTCTGGCTGAGAGTACAGGGCTGCTGGCGGTCAGTGATGAGATCCTCGAGGTCAATGGCATTGAAGTAGCCGGGAAGACCTTGGACCAAGTGACGGACATGATGGTTGCCAACAGCCATAACCTCATTGTCACTGTCAAGCCCGCCAACCAGCGCAATAACGTGGTGCGAGGGGCATCTGGGCGTTTGACAGGTCCTCCCTCTGCAGGGCCTGGGCCTGCTGAGCCTGATAGTGACGATGACAGCAGTGACCTGGTCATTGAGAACCGCCAGCCTCCCAGTTCCAATGGGCTGTCTCAGGGGCCCCCGTGCTGGGACCTGCACCCTGGCTGCCGACGTCCTGGTACCCGCagctctctgccctccctggATGACCAGGAGCAGGCCAGTTCTGGCTGGGGGAGTCGCATTCGAGGAGATGGTAGTGGCTTCAGCCTCTGA
- the PARD6A gene encoding partitioning defective 6 homolog alpha isoform X2 encodes MARPQRTPARSPDSIVEVKSKFDAEFRRFALPRASVSGFQEFSRLLRAVHQIPGLDVLLGYTDAHGDLLPLTNDDSLHRALASGPPPLRLLVQKRGEEGYSGQPLWEADSSGLAFASNSLQRRKKGLLLRPVAPLRTRPPLLISLPQDFRQVSSVIDVDLLPETHRRVRLHKHGSDRPLGFYIRDGMSVRVAPQGLERVPGIFISRLVRGGLAESTGLLAVSDEILEVNGIEVAGKTLDQVTDMMVANSHNLIVTVKPANQRNNVVRGASGRLTGPPSAGPGPAEPDSDDDSSDLVIENRQPPSSNGLSQGPPCWDLHPGCRRPGTRSSLPSLDDQEQASSGWGSRIRGDGSGFSL; translated from the exons ATGGCCCGGCCACAGAGGACTCCGGCGCGCAGTCCCGATAGCATCGTCGAGGTGAAGAGCAAA TTTGACGCCGAGTTCCGACGCTTCGCGCTGCCCCGCGCTTCGGTGAGCGGCTTCCAGGAGTTCTCGCGGTTGCTGCGGGCGGTGCACCAGATCCCGGGCCTGGACGTGCTACTTGGCTATACGGATGCTCATGGCGACCTGCTGCCCCTCACCAACGACGACAGCCTGCACCGGGCCCTGGCCAGCGGGCCCCCGCCACTGCGCCTACTGGTGCAGAAGCGGGGTGAGGAGGGGTACAGTGGGCAGCCTCTGTGGG AAGCTGACTCCAGCGGCCTGGCTTTTGCCTCCAACTCTCTGCAGCGGCGCAAGAAAGGGCTCTTGCTGCGGCCAGTGGCACCCCTGCGCACCCGGCCACCCTTGCTAATCAGTCTGCCCCAAGATTTCCGCCAGGTTTCCTCAGTCATAGACGTGGACCTACTGCCTGAGACCCACCGACGGGTGCGGCTGCACAAGCATGGTTCAGACCGCCCCCTGGGCTTCTACATCCGAGATGGCATGAGCGTGCGTGTGGCTCCCCAGGGCCTGGAGCGGGTTCCAGGAATCTTCATCTCCCGCCTGGTACGTGGGGGTCTGGCTGAGAGTACAGGGCTGCTGGCGGTCAGTGATGAGATCCTCGAGGTCAATGGCATTGAAGTAGCCGGGAAGACCTTGGACCAAGTGACGGACATGATGGTTGCCAACAGCCATAACCTCATTGTCACTGTCAAGCCCGCCAACCAGCGCAATAACGTGGTGCGAGGGGCATCTGGGCGTTTGACAGGTCCTCCCTCTGCAGGGCCTGGGCCTGCTGAGCCTGATAGTGACGATGACAGCAGTGACCTGGTCATTGAGAACCGCCAGCCTCCCAGTTCCAATGGGCTGTCTCAGGGGCCCCCGTGCTGGGACCTGCACCCTGGCTGCCGACGTCCTGGTACCCGCagctctctgccctccctggATGACCAGGAGCAGGCCAGTTCTGGCTGGGGGAGTCGCATTCGAGGAGATGGTAGTGGCTTCAGCCTCTGA
- the ACD gene encoding adrenocortical dysplasia protein homolog isoform X2, protein MAGSGRLVLRPWIRELILGSETLSSPRAGQLLEVLQEAEAAAAGPSHASDTSDVGATLLVSDGTHSVRCLVTREALDTSDWEEKEFGFRGTEGRLLLLQDCGVHVQVAEGGAPAEFYLQVDRFSLLPTEQPRLRVPGCNQDLDVQKKLYDCLEEHLSESTSSNAGLSLSQLLDEMREDQEHQGALVCLAESCLTLEGPCTAPPVTHWAASRCKATGEAVYTVPSSMLCISENDQLILSSLGPCQRTQGPELPPPDPALQDLSLTLIASPPSSPSSSGTPALPGHMSSEESGTSISLLPALSLAAPDPGQRSSSQPSPAICSAPATLTPRSPHASRTPSSPLQSCTPSLSPHSHVPSPHRALVTRPQKPSLEFKEFVGLPCKNRPPFPRTGATKGAQEPCSVWEPPKRHRDGSAFQYEYEPPCTSLCARVQAARLPPQLMAWALHFLMDAQPGSEPTPM, encoded by the exons ATGGCAGGTTCGGGGAGGCTGGTCCTACGGCCCTGGATTCGGGAGCTGATTCTGGGGTCAGAGACACTCTCCAGTCCACGAGCCGGGCAGCTGCTCGAG GTACTACAGGAGGCCGAGGCCGCGGCCGCGGGCCCATCCCACGCCTCTGATACGTCCGACGTCGGGGCCACGCTGCTTGTGTCTGACGGGACCCACAGTGTCCGATGCCTGGTGACGCGGGAGGCCCTGGACACCTCGGACTG GGAGGAGAAGGAGTTCGGCTTCCGCGGGACAGAGGgccggctgctgctgctgcaggacTGCGGGGTCCATGTCCAGGTCGCTGAGGGCGGCGCG CCCGCAGAGTTCTATCTCCAGGTGGACCGCTTCAGCCTGCTGCCCACGGAGCAGCCCCGGCTACGGGTGCCTGGTTG caACCAAGACTTAGATGTTCAGAAAAAGCTCTATGACTGCCTTGA GGAGCACCTTTCAGAGTCCACCTCGTCCAATGCAG GCCTATCACTGTCCCAGCTTCTGGATGAAATGCGGGAGGACCAGGAGCATCAGGGGGCACTCGTGTGCCTGGCTGAAAGCTGCCTGACACTGGAGGGCCCTTGCACGGCACCCCCTGTCACCCACTGGGCTGCCTCACGATGCAAGGCCACG GGAGAAGCTGTGTACACTGTCCCCAGCTCAATGCTGTGCATCTCTGAGAATGACCAGCTAATTCTGAGCTCTCTAGGCCCCTGTCAGAGGACACAGG GCCCTGAGCTGCCCCCACCAGACCCGGCTCTGCAGGACCTATCTCTGACCCTCATagcctctcctccttcctcaccCAGTTCCTCAG GAACCCCGGCCTTACCTGGCCACATGTCATCCGAGGAAAGTGGTACCAGCATCAGCCTTCTGCCTGCCCTGTCCTTGGCTGCTCCAGACCCAGGGCAGAGGAGCAGCTCCCAGCCCTCACCAGCCATCTGCTCAGCCCCTGCCACCCTGACCCCCAGGTCCCCACACGCCAGCCGTACCCCCAGCTCCCCACTCCAGAGCTGCACTCCCAGTCTCTCACCCCATAGCCATGTCCCCAGTCCACACCGGGCTCTTGTGACCAGGCCCCAGAAACCTAGCCTGGAGTTCAAGGAGTTTGTAGGGTTGCCCTGCAAGAATCGGCCGCCTTTTCCCAGGACCGGAGCTACCAAGGGAGCCCAGGAGCCCTGCTCTGTCTGG GAACCCCCAAAGAGGCATCGTGATGGTTCTGCCTTCCAGTATGAGTATGAGCCACCCTGCACGTCCCTCTGTGCTCGGGTCCAAGCTGCCAG GCTTCCTCCCCAGCTCATGGCCTGGGCCTTGCACTTTCTGATGGATGCACAGCCAGGGTCTGAGCCAACTCCGATGTGA
- the PARD6A gene encoding partitioning defective 6 homolog alpha isoform X4, with product MARPQRTPARSPDSIVEVKSKFDAEFRRFALPRASVSGFQEFSRLLRAVHQIPGLDVLLGYTDAHGDLLPLTNDDSLHRALASGPPPLRLLVQKREADSSGLAFASNSLQRRKKGLLLRPVAPLRTRPPLLISLPQDFRQVSSVIDVDLLPETHRRVRLHKHGSDRPLGFYIRDGMSVRVAPQGLERVPGIFISRLVRGGLAESTGLLAVSDEILEVNGIEVAGKTLDQVTDMMVANSHNLIVTVKPANQRNNVVRGASGRLTGPPSAGPGPAEPDSDDDSSDLVIENRQPPSSNGLSQGPPCWDLHPGCRRPGTRSSLPSLDDQEQASSGWGSRIRGDGSGFSL from the exons ATGGCCCGGCCACAGAGGACTCCGGCGCGCAGTCCCGATAGCATCGTCGAGGTGAAGAGCAAA TTTGACGCCGAGTTCCGACGCTTCGCGCTGCCCCGCGCTTCGGTGAGCGGCTTCCAGGAGTTCTCGCGGTTGCTGCGGGCGGTGCACCAGATCCCGGGCCTGGACGTGCTACTTGGCTATACGGATGCTCATGGCGACCTGCTGCCCCTCACCAACGACGACAGCCTGCACCGGGCCCTGGCCAGCGGGCCCCCGCCACTGCGCCTACTGGTGCAGAAGCGGG AAGCTGACTCCAGCGGCCTGGCTTTTGCCTCCAACTCTCTGCAGCGGCGCAAGAAAGGGCTCTTGCTGCGGCCAGTGGCACCCCTGCGCACCCGGCCACCCTTGCTAATCAGTCTGCCCCAAGATTTCCGCCAGGTTTCCTCAGTCATAGACGTGGACCTACTGCCTGAGACCCACCGACGGGTGCGGCTGCACAAGCATGGTTCAGACCGCCCCCTGGGCTTCTACATCCGAGATGGCATGAGCGTGCGTGTGGCTCCCCAGGGCCTGGAGCGGGTTCCAGGAATCTTCATCTCCCGCCTGGTACGTGGGGGTCTGGCTGAGAGTACAGGGCTGCTGGCGGTCAGTGATGAGATCCTCGAGGTCAATGGCATTGAAGTAGCCGGGAAGACCTTGGACCAAGTGACGGACATGATGGTTGCCAACAGCCATAACCTCATTGTCACTGTCAAGCCCGCCAACCAGCGCAATAACGTGGTGCGAGGGGCATCTGGGCGTTTGACAGGTCCTCCCTCTGCAGGGCCTGGGCCTGCTGAGCCTGATAGTGACGATGACAGCAGTGACCTGGTCATTGAGAACCGCCAGCCTCCCAGTTCCAATGGGCTGTCTCAGGGGCCCCCGTGCTGGGACCTGCACCCTGGCTGCCGACGTCCTGGTACCCGCagctctctgccctccctggATGACCAGGAGCAGGCCAGTTCTGGCTGGGGGAGTCGCATTCGAGGAGATGGTAGTGGCTTCAGCCTCTGA
- the ACD gene encoding adrenocortical dysplasia protein homolog isoform X1 produces MAGSGRLVLRPWIRELILGSETLSSPRAGQLLEVLQEAEAAAAGPSHASDTSDVGATLLVSDGTHSVRCLVTREALDTSDWEEKEFGFRGTEGRLLLLQDCGVHVQVAEGGAPAEFYLQVDRFSLLPTEQPRLRVPGCNQDLDVQKKLYDCLEEHLSESTSSNAGLSLSQLLDEMREDQEHQGALVCLAESCLTLEGPCTAPPVTHWAASRCKATGEAVYTVPSSMLCISENDQLILSSLGPCQRTQGTPALPGHMSSEESGTSISLLPALSLAAPDPGQRSSSQPSPAICSAPATLTPRSPHASRTPSSPLQSCTPSLSPHSHVPSPHRALVTRPQKPSLEFKEFVGLPCKNRPPFPRTGATKGAQEPCSVWEPPKRHRDGSAFQYEYEPPCTSLCARVQAARLPPQLMAWALHFLMDAQPGSEPTPM; encoded by the exons ATGGCAGGTTCGGGGAGGCTGGTCCTACGGCCCTGGATTCGGGAGCTGATTCTGGGGTCAGAGACACTCTCCAGTCCACGAGCCGGGCAGCTGCTCGAG GTACTACAGGAGGCCGAGGCCGCGGCCGCGGGCCCATCCCACGCCTCTGATACGTCCGACGTCGGGGCCACGCTGCTTGTGTCTGACGGGACCCACAGTGTCCGATGCCTGGTGACGCGGGAGGCCCTGGACACCTCGGACTG GGAGGAGAAGGAGTTCGGCTTCCGCGGGACAGAGGgccggctgctgctgctgcaggacTGCGGGGTCCATGTCCAGGTCGCTGAGGGCGGCGCG CCCGCAGAGTTCTATCTCCAGGTGGACCGCTTCAGCCTGCTGCCCACGGAGCAGCCCCGGCTACGGGTGCCTGGTTG caACCAAGACTTAGATGTTCAGAAAAAGCTCTATGACTGCCTTGA GGAGCACCTTTCAGAGTCCACCTCGTCCAATGCAG GCCTATCACTGTCCCAGCTTCTGGATGAAATGCGGGAGGACCAGGAGCATCAGGGGGCACTCGTGTGCCTGGCTGAAAGCTGCCTGACACTGGAGGGCCCTTGCACGGCACCCCCTGTCACCCACTGGGCTGCCTCACGATGCAAGGCCACG GGAGAAGCTGTGTACACTGTCCCCAGCTCAATGCTGTGCATCTCTGAGAATGACCAGCTAATTCTGAGCTCTCTAGGCCCCTGTCAGAGGACACAGG GAACCCCGGCCTTACCTGGCCACATGTCATCCGAGGAAAGTGGTACCAGCATCAGCCTTCTGCCTGCCCTGTCCTTGGCTGCTCCAGACCCAGGGCAGAGGAGCAGCTCCCAGCCCTCACCAGCCATCTGCTCAGCCCCTGCCACCCTGACCCCCAGGTCCCCACACGCCAGCCGTACCCCCAGCTCCCCACTCCAGAGCTGCACTCCCAGTCTCTCACCCCATAGCCATGTCCCCAGTCCACACCGGGCTCTTGTGACCAGGCCCCAGAAACCTAGCCTGGAGTTCAAGGAGTTTGTAGGGTTGCCCTGCAAGAATCGGCCGCCTTTTCCCAGGACCGGAGCTACCAAGGGAGCCCAGGAGCCCTGCTCTGTCTGG GAACCCCCAAAGAGGCATCGTGATGGTTCTGCCTTCCAGTATGAGTATGAGCCACCCTGCACGTCCCTCTGTGCTCGGGTCCAAGCTGCCAG GCTTCCTCCCCAGCTCATGGCCTGGGCCTTGCACTTTCTGATGGATGCACAGCCAGGGTCTGAGCCAACTCCGATGTGA
- the PARD6A gene encoding partitioning defective 6 homolog alpha isoform X3 encodes MARPQRTPARSPDSIVEVKSKFDAEFRRFALPRASVSGFQEFSRLLRAVHQIPGLDVLLGYTDAHGDLLPLTNDDSLHRALASGPPPLRLLVQKRAEADSSGLAFASNSLQRRKKGLLLRPVAPLRTRPPLLISLPQDFRQVSSVIDVDLLPETHRRVRLHKHGSDRPLGFYIRDGMSVRVAPQGLERVPGIFISRLVRGGLAESTGLLAVSDEILEVNGIEVAGKTLDQVTDMMVANSHNLIVTVKPANQRNNVVRGASGRLTGPPSAGPGPAEPDSDDDSSDLVIENRQPPSSNGLSQGPPCWDLHPGCRRPGTRSSLPSLDDQEQASSGWGSRIRGDGSGFSL; translated from the exons ATGGCCCGGCCACAGAGGACTCCGGCGCGCAGTCCCGATAGCATCGTCGAGGTGAAGAGCAAA TTTGACGCCGAGTTCCGACGCTTCGCGCTGCCCCGCGCTTCGGTGAGCGGCTTCCAGGAGTTCTCGCGGTTGCTGCGGGCGGTGCACCAGATCCCGGGCCTGGACGTGCTACTTGGCTATACGGATGCTCATGGCGACCTGCTGCCCCTCACCAACGACGACAGCCTGCACCGGGCCCTGGCCAGCGGGCCCCCGCCACTGCGCCTACTGGTGCAGAAGCGGG CAGAAGCTGACTCCAGCGGCCTGGCTTTTGCCTCCAACTCTCTGCAGCGGCGCAAGAAAGGGCTCTTGCTGCGGCCAGTGGCACCCCTGCGCACCCGGCCACCCTTGCTAATCAGTCTGCCCCAAGATTTCCGCCAGGTTTCCTCAGTCATAGACGTGGACCTACTGCCTGAGACCCACCGACGGGTGCGGCTGCACAAGCATGGTTCAGACCGCCCCCTGGGCTTCTACATCCGAGATGGCATGAGCGTGCGTGTGGCTCCCCAGGGCCTGGAGCGGGTTCCAGGAATCTTCATCTCCCGCCTGGTACGTGGGGGTCTGGCTGAGAGTACAGGGCTGCTGGCGGTCAGTGATGAGATCCTCGAGGTCAATGGCATTGAAGTAGCCGGGAAGACCTTGGACCAAGTGACGGACATGATGGTTGCCAACAGCCATAACCTCATTGTCACTGTCAAGCCCGCCAACCAGCGCAATAACGTGGTGCGAGGGGCATCTGGGCGTTTGACAGGTCCTCCCTCTGCAGGGCCTGGGCCTGCTGAGCCTGATAGTGACGATGACAGCAGTGACCTGGTCATTGAGAACCGCCAGCCTCCCAGTTCCAATGGGCTGTCTCAGGGGCCCCCGTGCTGGGACCTGCACCCTGGCTGCCGACGTCCTGGTACCCGCagctctctgccctccctggATGACCAGGAGCAGGCCAGTTCTGGCTGGGGGAGTCGCATTCGAGGAGATGGTAGTGGCTTCAGCCTCTGA